Within the Flavobacterium sp. 9R genome, the region ATATCAGAATGCTATGTATTTTGAATTAAAAGAAAAAGGCTTTAAAGTCGAAGCTCAAAAACAAATTAAAGTATATTTCAAAAAGCAACTTGTTGGAGAGTATTTTTCAGATTTGTTAGTTGAAGATAAAGTGATAGTAGAATTAAAGGCAATTGAAATGTTGATGGATGTACATATGGCACAAATAATGAACTATTTAAAAGCAACTGAAATAGAAGTTGGATTGTTGCTGAACTTCGGCGAAGAGCCAGAATTTAAACGTGTTATATATACAAACGATAGAAAAGTTAATTTAAAAAATCAGCGATAATCCGTTCCATCCGTTTTATCCGTGGCAATTTAGAATATGAAATCGCCAATAACTAGAAGTTTGCGCAAGCAAACACCCATATATAAAAAGGCGATAACATATGTGACCGCTTAAAAATAAAATTTACACATATGAAATTATTTATTACAGGAATAGGTACTGATGTTGGTAAAACCGTTGCAGCCGCTATCATTACTCAAGCTTTAGAAGCCGATTATTGGAAGCCCATTCAGGCAGGCGATTTAGATCATTCTGATAGTCATAAAGTAAAGGCCTACGTGTCCAATCAAAAGACTGTTTTTCATCCCAACAGTTATGCTTTGCATACACCCGCAAGCCCGCATTATGCAGCCGAAATAGATGGAATCACCATTGATGTTACTCAGATTAAAGAGCCACTAACTGAAAATCATTTGGTGATAGAAGGCGCTGGTGGAATTTTAGTTCCTCTAAACACAACTAATACGATTGCCGATTTGATTCAGCCCGATTACAAAGTGATTGTGGTTTCCCGTCATTATTTGGGGAGTATCAATCATACGTTGTTGACTATCGAGGCGTTGCAAAACCGAAACATTGTGGTGGCTGGAATCGTTTTTTCTGGAGATGAAAATCAAGCAACCGAATCGATAATTTTAAGCAAAACAGGATTGAAATGTATTGGACGAATTAACCAAGAACCCTATTTTGATACGAATGTAATTGCAGAATATGCCGATTTGTTTCGAGAGCAATTATTGAGTTTATAATTATGAATACAACAAATATTCCTTCTTCTGAAACAATGAAGCTTACAGAAAGAGACCAAAAACATCTTTGGCATCCGTACACTCAACATAAAACAGCGGCTTTACCAGTCGGAATTGTCCGTGGCGAAGCGGCCTTATTGTGGGACGAAAGTGGTAAAGAATATATTGATGCCATTGCTTCTTGGTGGGTCAATCCGTATGGTCACTCGAATCGGTTTATTGCGGATGCGATTTATAAACAACTTACTACCTTAGAGCACGTACTTTTTGGAGGTTTTACGCACGAACCCGCTGTAGTTTTATCCGAGAAATTAGTCGAAATTTTACCTAGCAATCAGCAAAAACTTTTTTTTTCAGACAATGGTTCTACCGCTGTCGAAATTGCGATAAAAGTTGCTTTGCAGTATAACTTTAACCAAGGGATTTCAAAAACAACAATTATTGCTTTTGAAGATGCTTTTCATGGCGACACCTTTGCGGCTATGGCGGCGAGTGGAATTTCTTTCTTTACCGAAGCTTTTCAAGGAATGATGATTGATGTCGTTCGGATTCCTGTTCCAGTGCAAGGAAAGGAAGCGGAAAGTATGGCAGCTCTTCAAAAAGCAATCACCGATAAAAATTGTGCGGCTTTTATTTTCGAACCTTTAATACAAGGTGCCGCTGGAATGGTGATGTATGCACCCGAAGCTTTGGATAACTTGATTCAAATTTGCAAACAAAACCAAGTATTGACCATTGCCGATGAAGTGATGACTGGTTTTGGGAAAACCGGAAAAAACTTTGCCTGCGATTATTTGAAAACCTTACCCGATATGATGTGTTTGTCTAAAGCCTTGACTGGTGGAACTATTCCTATGGCGATTACGACTTTCACTACTGCCATTTTTGATGCATTCTATGATGATGATATCAATAAAGCCTTGTTTCATGGGCATACGTTTACGGCGAATCCAACGGGTTGCGCTGCTGCTCTAGCCAGCATCGAATTGTTACAAACCGAAACGATGCAGTCCAACATTCAGCGCATTCATCAACGCCATTTAGACTTTCAAAAGTATATAGCAACCCATCCAAAAGTGACCACTACACGAGTTTTTGGGGTAATTTTCGCTTTGGAAATCAAAACCGATGGCGCTGCCAGTTATTACGGCTCTTTGCGTAATACTCTTTATAATTTTTTTATTGAAAATGGGGTAATTCTTCGTCCAGTTGGGAATATAGTTTACATTTTGCCACCTTATGTCATTACCGATGCGCAGTTGCAGAAAGTGTATGAAGTGGTCGAAAGTGCTTTGGAAATCGTGTAGTTTTTAAACACGAATTCCACGAATTGATACAAATTGAAAAAAAATATAGACATTTTAACCGCAAGGCACGCAAAGGAAAATCGCAAGGTTCGCAAAGTGTTGTGCTTTTGGAAAAACTGTGTTTGTTTTTTCAATAATAGATAAAAAAATCCGTGTTAATCCGTTTTTATCTGCGTTATCCGCTTACCAATCAGGTTGTTAGTTTTAACCGCAAGGCACGCAAAGGAAAATCGCTATGTTCGCAAAGTGTTGTGCTTTTGGAAAATCTGTGTTTGTTTTTCAATAATAGATAAAAAAATCCGTGTTAATCCGTTTTTATCTGTGTCATCCGTGTTCCATTTTTTTAAGAGCCACAGAAACCAATGGATAAAATACACACCGATTGTCTTTCAATTTCAATCTGTGCAAATTTGTGCCATCTGTGTTTTATATTAAAAATCCGCGTCATCCGTGTTCCATTTATACGTATAGCTAAAATCAATTTGTATAGATTTTTAAATATTTTGTGGACTTTGTGTAATTCTTTGCGACCTTTGCGGTTAAATTACAATCGTCTATTTTGTCACAAATTATCTCTATAACCGCCTTGTCCTCCATTTCCCCTTTGGGCAATGACCCGAAGACCATTTGGGAAAATTATCAACATCCTAACACTTGTTTTTCTGAGCAGTTTTTAGACCATCAAAATACTTGCGTGGCTGCTTTGAATTCCGCTTCACAACAAGAAGTTTTGGCTTTACAACAAACGGATATAAAGTACAAATCATTGGATAAATCGGTGTTGTATGCTATGGTAGCTGCAAGAAAAGCGATGGCCCAGGCAGGTTGGGAAAAAGGAGGGAGTTTTGGTATCAACATTGGCTCTTCAAGAGGTGCCACCGATTTGTTCGAAAAACATTTTCAGGAATATTTAACGACGGGCAAAGCTCAAACTTTAGCTTCACCAACGACTACTTTGGGGAATATTTCATCTTGGGTAGCGCATGATTTGCAAACTACCGGTCCCGAAATTTCACATTCCATTACTTGTTCTACTGCTTTGCATGCTTTGCTCAACGGAGTCGCTTGGTTGCGAGCAGGAATGGCAAATCAATTTTTGGTAGGTGGTAGCGAAGCACCATTGACTGATTTTACGATAGGTCAAATGCGTGCTTTGAAGATTTATACTCAAAGTAAAGAAGAGTACCCCAACCGTGCTTTGGATTTGGATAAAAAGCAAAATACAATGGTTTTGGGTGAAGGTGCGGCAGTATGTTGTTTAGAATTAGGAAAGAAAGAAAATGCCTTGGCTTTTATTGAAGGCATTGGCTACGCCACAGAAATTTTGGAGCATAACATTTCAATTTCGGCAGAAGCCATTTGTTTTCAAAAATCGATGACAATGGCTTTGCAAAACACACCTTTATCCGAAGTAGATGCTATTGTAATGCACGCGCCAGGCACAATCAAAGGGGATTTGACAGAATATCGTGCCATTGAAAAACTTTTCGGAAAGCAGTTGCCACTACTTACTACCAATAAATGGAAAATAGGCCACACGTTTGGTGCTTCAGGAATCTTGAGTGTTGAAATGGCCATTTTGATGCTGCAACACAATCAGTTTATTTCCACTCCTTTTTTTAATCAAAATTCCGATTCAAGAACAATCCGTAAGGTGCTCGTTAACGCCGTTGGTTTTGGAGGCAATGCTGTTTCGGTGTTGTTGAGTTTGTAAAATTTGTTGAACTGTTTAATCGGTTAATGATTAATCGTTTAAAACTTTGCGTCCCTTGCGTAAATCTTCGCGCTCCTTGCGGTTAAATTTTTTGCCACGGATTTCAATGATTGAACGGATTTTAAAAAGAGTTTAATCGGTTAATGGTTAATTGTTTGAAGTTTTGCGCCCTTTGCGTAAATCTTTGCGAGCCTTGCTGTTAAATTTTTGCCACGGATTTCACTGATGGAACGGATTTTAAAAAGGGTTTAATCGGTTAAAACTTTGCGTCCCTTGCGTAAATCTTTGCGTTCCTTGCGGTTAAATCTTTTCACCACAAAGAAACACGAAGAAGTCACGAAGCCGCACAAAGTAAAAGTGTTCCAATTGTTGTAACGCTCAACCAAAACTTATATGCCCTTATTTGTCTTATATGGTTCAAAATACACAGCCTATTCAGAAAAACTTGGGTGACTTATATGTTTTTTCTTGTGAACTTAACGGTTAAATTTTGCACGCAGATTCCACAGATTTTAAAGAGTTAATTATTTAAATCTTTGCGTCCCTTGCGTAAATCTTCGCGCTCCTTGCGGTTAATTTTGCTACGGATTTCACTGATGAAACGGATTTTAAAAAGGGTTTAATCGGTTAATAGTTAATTGTTTAAAGCTTTGCGTCCCTTGCGTAAATCTTTGCGAGCCTTGCGGTTAAATTTTTAGCCAAAGATTTAAATTTTTAGTCACTATAAAAAATCCGCGTCATCCGCGTTCCTATGCTCCAATTCCTTTACTTTTTCATAAACTAAGTTACTCTCAAAACCACGACGAAGCATGTAATCACAAAACTTCTTCCTTTTTTTAAGCGCATTTTTTTCTGTAATGGATTGCCAATTCCTTTCTGCTAAAGCATTAAAAGTTTCCAAGTATTCCTCGACTGAGATTTCTTTTAAGGCAAGTGTAATCAAGGTGTTGTTGATGTAGCGCATTTTGAGTTCGTTAGTAATACGAATTTTTCCCCAGTGTTTGATGCGGTGTTTGCCACGGGCAAAACTACAAGCAAAACGAGCCTCATTCAAGAAGTTCTGTTCGATAAGATGCACAATAAGTTGGTCTATTTCTTGGGGTTCTAGGTGCATGCTTCTCAATTTGGTTACCACTTCTTCGTGACAGCGCTCTTGATAGGCGCAATACTGTTCTATTTTGTGTTGAGCTTGAAGAAGGGTGAGTGCTGCTGCCATCTTGTAATTGTTGGGTTTGTAGGTCTTTTGCTTACAAAAATAGCGATTTATACCCACATAACTCCCTTTGATAATTTTAGTTAGGATTGCCTAATTACAAAAATGAATTTTTAAGCGCTATAAATGAAGCTTTTACTTGTGTTTTAGCCAATATTGGTTACTTTTGCGTTTAACTTACTTGGGTAAGCGCAATCTTTGTATTTGGTTTAACGTTTTTTCAAGTTTTGTTTTTAAAATTTCTAAACATTTTTTTATGAAAAGAATTTTACTTTTTGCAGATGTATTGATGATTCCTACTAATCAAAGAAAAAGATCAAGGGGTTTAAGAATAGGGTTGAACAGTGTTTTTATTGGTAAAGCTTTTTCTTATATGCTTCTGTTTTTTCTAATTTTATTTTCTACAAAAAACTATGGGCAGTGCGCTTATCCAACAGGCGCTACACAATTTGGCAGTACTATAACTTATTGTATTGATAATTCTGGAACTATTTCAAACAATGTTCCAGCTGGAAGGTTTGTACTTTTAAATGTAATTCAGGGATTTACTTATCGGTTTCGCATAAATAATGTTTTTGGAGGGACTGATCCCAATGAAATTGTTTCAATTTATAACGCTGCAAATAATAATGGGTTAGCTACTTCAGCTGGTAGTGGAGGTGTTGATTTTAACTGGACAGCTACCTTATCAGGACAAGTAAAAGTCTTAATTTCTAGAGGAGGAACTGCTCCTAGCGGTTGTGTTAATGATGGTTCTGGACCTGCTAGGTTGCAAATTAATTTAACCTCTATTGGAAATAATATAGACAGTCAAACTGCATTTGGTACTAATACATGGCGAGGACACATTTATAATGCTGGCGGAAGTACACCAGCGCCTTTTACTAATGCTAATTATGCTGGATATTATGATATAGCGTCGGAGACTATAGCTGAAGGTTTCGGTGGTGATACTGCTTGTTTTTCTGTTCTCTCACAGGGTAGTCAGAGAGCTACTATGTACACCGAGGGTTATGCGGTTAGATATCGAATGAAAACGACAAGATCTGGTTGTTATTTTGTAAATTTTAGAGGTGATGATGGAATTCGACTAACGCTTAATGGCACTTCTGTATTTGATAGATGGGTAGAGCAAGGACCAACAAACTATAGTAGTGTTTTGGTTCGTTTAGATGGTGATGACGATTTTGTGTTGGATTATTATGAAAATGGAGGTCAAAATGAAGTAGGGTTCTCATTGACCCCATTTGATGCAAATGCAAATACCATAACGGCACCAACAACAGTAAATTTATGCTCTAATGGTAATCCTTCCGTTATTGAAGGTTCATTGCAGTACAGTTCAGCGGATGCTACTTTCCAGAATCCTCAACTTAATTTTCAATGGCAACTATCAACAGATGGTGGTGCATATGCAAATATTTCTGGAGCAACAGGAAGAACTTACGATCCACCCGCTATTGCAAATGCAACTTCTGCAAACATTGTAAGGAGATTTAAAAGGTTAGTCACTTTAAATACTGCAAATGTTCCAGATATCAATGGAGTAAGAACTAATTGTTTGTATAATGAAAGTAATGTTGTAACTATTACTACTTCGCCTGCAACGCCAGCAACACCTGGAACAATATCTGGAACTACTGGTCAATGTCCTGCTGTTACTGGTCAAGTTTATTCAATTGCTGCTGTGACCAATGCACTTTCTTACACTTGGGCAGTTCCTACAGGTTGGTCGATTACCTCAGGTCAGGGCACCAATAGTATTACTTTAACTACAGGCTCTGCTGGTCAGAATGGTAATGTAAGTGTCACGGCAACAAATGGATGCGGGACTAGTACTGCGAGAACTTTGGCGGTAACGGTAAATGCAGCACCAACGATTGCAGCAATTTCAACACCAGCAGCATTGTGTTCAGGAGGTTCGTTGAATCCAACTGCTCCGACAGTTACCGCTAACGGTTCAACAGTTACCGCCTCTGGCTGGCAATTAGAGACAGCTGTTGCAAGTGGCACCTATTCAAATTTGACAGTTCCTTATACGGTTGCATTTGCAGACAATGGAAAAAGAATCCGATATTATGCTACCAATACTTGTGGGACTACCAACAGTAATGTTGTAACACTAACAGTAAATGCAGCACCAACGATTGCAGCAATTTCAGCTCCAGCCGTATTGTGTTCAGGAGGTTCGTTGAATCCAACTGCTCCGACAGTTACCGCTAACGGTTCAACAGTTACCGCCTCTGGCTGGCAATTGGAGACAGCTGTTGCAAGTGGCACCTATTCAAATTTGACAGTTCCTTATACGGTTGCATTTGCAGACAATGGAAAAAGAATCCGATATTATGCTACCAATACTTGTGGGACTACCAACAGTAATGTTGAAAGTCCTAATCGGGGCATAAGTAGCTAACTTTGATCGAAGAGAAGGTTCACTTTGTCAGTTTGGTTGTTGATTAAAAGTAATTTAAATTTATTTAGCAAATCTAAAGGATTGTAGTGGAAATCCTTATGGCCCGGGGTTCGGGGCATAAGATTGCATCGGAAAGCGGGACCGTTGTTTCCTGAGAAAGCCTATTTTTTCTGCTCTTAATTATTTTAAAATTCAAACGGCAATTCTGTGGCCAAGGAATCAACCGGGATTTGTGTACTGTCTGGCACTCGCAGTTTGATGAATGATTTGGCTTGACCGGTAATGAAGAAAGGTTTCGATTTGTAGATGGAATCCTCTGGCGCAAGTAGGCCTCGTCTGTTCATTAGATTGGTCAGGTACAATTGCTGTTTTGTGGCATAGTCTTTCAAGTTACCTTCGTCATTGAATTGGTACATAAATTTGCGAGGACTCGGGATGATTCTAGCCAAGTACAAACATTCGTTCAAGTCTAATTCGGCAGGTGTTTTTTGGAAATAAAAACGACTTGCCTCGCCAATTCCGTATACATCTGGCCCCCATTCGATGATATTGAAATACACTTCGAGCATTCGCTCTTTGCTTACCACTCGGTTGTTTTCGAGGATGTAAACCAATAAAATTTCTTCTAATTTTCTAGACAAGGTTTTTTCGCGGGTCAAGAATACATTTTTGACCAATTGCATACTGATGGTACTCGCACCACGAGCAAATTTTTTGGTTCGAATGTTTTTGATAATCGATTGTTTGAAGGCTTCGTTGATGAAACCTCTGTGGTGAAAAAAGGAAGGGTCCTCGGTAGTGAGCACACATTTTTGTAAATAGGGCGAAATTTGGTCCAAAGGGGTGTAATCCGGATTTTCTGTTCCTACTTGAATTGGGCGCTGCAATACGTTTTTGATGATAGCTCGGTACACAAATTCGCCATTGAGTTTCGTTAAATTGGCTTTGCCGTATTTGGTAATTCGGAGGTTTTCTTTATTTAATTTGCTATCAAAAACCAGTTGATACGGTTTATTTTTATTGAATTTAAAATCCAAGTTGTATTCAAAATTGCCTTGAGCTTCCATCCCTTGGAAGTTCGTAAATAAACCATCAGGAAGCGAAACAATGAAATCTTGTGCCTTCATTTTTGGGATGCTTACTTGCAATTTATAGATGGTATCCGATTCGGTTTCGTAAGCCATATACGGATTCAATTTTATTTTGTTGAGTTGCAGTGTTGAGCTTTTATCAATAGAAATAAAGTCAGAACCCAGAAGAAAACGGTAGTCAAAACGCGCTTTTTTGATTACTACATCTTTGTTGGCAATTTTGGGGTGATTTACGTGCAAATTGGTTATGGTAGCAAAACCATCTAAATGGAATTCGCCCATCGTTTTTTCGATGTTGTCAACATTCAAATGAATCGAATCAAAACTCGATTTGAGATTGTAGCGCTCGTCTACATAAGGCAAACGAATGGCGCCAGTATCTTTATTGAAAATGCGAATATCGGCTTTTCTGTTTCTTGGGTCGGCCAAGCCTTTCATACTCAGATGTTGCTTGAAAGTACCCGTTTCTACCGTGATTAAGGAGTTGAGCTCTTGATTGTCTAAAGTTAGTTTTTCGATATCGATAATTGCTTTTTTGCCATTATCGTCAATCTTGAAAGCTAATTTTTCGATGCTCATATCTGTTGGAACCAAGTTGAGCAGTCTCGAAATCATTCGGTAAGCTGTTGCGGCATAATCGGTTTTGCTATCGGAGTTTTCTAGATTGAGTTCTTCATCTTTCTTTAAAAAAGCATCAAAATTTTTGACCTTTCCTTTTTTCACCAATTGAATGTATCCTTCTTTTAGTTCCAAAGATTGCAATTGAATGTTACCAATAAAAAGATTCCAAAAGCTTATACTGGTTTTCAGTTTTTTGATATTCAAAAGGGTATCAGCGTTTTTTGGAGCTAGCACTACATCGTACAAATCGATACCGTTTAATCCATCAAAAGAGGCTTTTTTTACGGTAAAGTTACTGTTGTATTGTTGCGTCATTTTGGTCGAAACTTTATCTAACGCTTGGTTTAAAAGCGAGTCTCTAAAGAAAATAAAACCGCCCACCACGAGTAGTAGTACAGCTAAAAGTATTTTGGCTGCCAAAAGCAGTTTTTGTTTGTTTGTTCTCATATCACGGTTTTCACTTCGGGTGCAAAAGTATCTTATTTTATGTTAAGATAAATTTAAAAATGCTGTGCGGGCTTACACAATAATCCAATTGAATATCATTCTCAAAAACATCATTTATTTGTTCTTCGGGTTCAAAGAATGATAGGCCAATTTTTAAAGTTTCGGGAGAACATTCGGAGAGAAATTGGTCATAGAACCCTTTGCCATAGCCTACTCGGTTACCCAACTTGTCATAGGCTAATAAAGGTATAAACACCACTTCTATTTGTTTGGAAGGAATGGCAATACCAGAGACTGGTTCTGGAATTTGATACTCGTTTTTAACGATTTTGGTGTTTTCTGTCAATAAAAAATGCGTCATTTTTCGGGTCTCAAAATCGCTTTTTGACAGAATGATTTCTTTGTCTTTTCCAGCTAAAATGTGTAAAAGATATTCGGTATTGATTTCCTTTTGGGGTTCAATAGGTAAAAAAATATGAAAATAGGTTTTGTCCCAAATAGGAAGCGATAAAGCTTGGTTGGCGATTTCCAAGCTCATCGATTCTATGTCATTTTCACTAAGTGCTTTTCTGAGTGCTTTGTATTTAAGCCGTAATTCCTTTTTCAACATGCATAGTTGCTTTTAATTGGGCTATAAAAGTAGTCAAATGTTCGACTTCTACATGGTCCATAAGCACTATTTTGTACCATTTGTTTTCAGCGTTGTGTTGTTGGGGTACCAAATCAAATCTTTCAGCTAAAGCATGATTAATGTTTTTTGCGTCAATGGTTACAATGTTCATAAAAGGTTCACGGAAATACGGAATGTTGAGTTGGTCCAATTCATTGCATAAAAATTGTGTACGCATTTGCAGAACGCTTACTTTTTCGAACCAACCGTGATGACCATAAGCAAATAAAATCATCCAAACTGCTACGGCATTAGAACCCGAGCGACTTCCGCAAAGGGTTAAATCCATACCTTCTACATACTCGGCTTCTTTAGTCAAGACATTTTCTATTAACCCTTTTCGGCAAATAAAAATCCCTGTGCCATAAGGCGATTGCAGCATTTTATGCGCATCGATGGTGATAGAGCTAATTTTTGGATTACTAAAATTAAGGGTCGATTGAGGATTGCTGAACGGATAGACAAATCCACCGTAAGCCCCATCAATATGGAGTTTGTATTCTAAATGGTGTTTTTCGTAAAGCGCACAATATACTTCGGGATTATCTACAGAACCGAACATAGTGGTTCCCATATTCGCAACGGTAATAAAGTATTTTTTGCCTTTGTTTTTGGCATCGATTAGCAATTGTTCCAATGCATTTGCATCGATTTCTCTTTGATGAAAAGAAACAGGAACTTTAATCCAATCGAGCATTAAAACATTGGAGCCTTTGGCAATGGAGTAGTGCGTATCTTCAGAAGCAACGATGGCAATTTCGTTAAGTTGCGCTCCTTTTTGGTTCATAAAATAATTGCGATACATCCAAATGGCCTGAATATTCGCCTCTGTTCCACCTGGTGAAATATAGCCATCGTAGGAATTGGGTACGGCTTTGAAAATATCGACCGCAATTACATCTAGCACTTCACGCTCTATTTGTTGGGTTCCTTTGAATGCTTTTTCTGAGGTGCCCAAGGTATGGCAACCAATATGATTAGGATTGGCTACATAGGTTTGCAGAGTGGGAGCTTCTTTCAAAAAAGGCGCATCGTCATAAAAAACTTTTCCGTCCAATTTTGAAGCTGGATACCCCAAAGAAATATCTTTAGAAAAATTTACATTTTCTTCTAATGCTTTTTGAATGCGCTCTTTGCGTTCTTTTTGGTCTAATTTTTTCCAGTGCAACATACCTCTATTTTTTCTACAAAGGTAAAGGGCGTTTTAGAATTAGAATATGACTTTTGTTAGGTTTTGGACGATTTGCTATAGCTCCATAAACGAGGCAATTTGCGCTTCGGGTTTGCTTGTTGCTTTGTTTTTTTCAGGAACCAACGAAGTAGACAAGTGAAAAATAGCATCTCCTTCGTAAACTATAGGCGATTGATTGCTGTTGATTACGTAACCATCATTGGGCGCTTTGATTTTGCGTTCAAATTTCCCAAAGGGGTCTGTTATGGTCGCGAGAATGGTTCCTTTTTTTACAAACGTGCCTATAGTATTGTAGTCGTGAAGCATTCCGGAACACTTGGCTCTAACCCAATTCGATTTTTCGATGTAAATGGTTTTGTTTTCTGGAACTTCGATAGTGTGTTTGGGGTCTAACATATCTAGGTAGGCTAGCACTCGTTTTACGCCATTAATCCCTTCATTGGCCACTTCTTTATTGATGTCTAATGATTTTCCACCCTCGAAAAGGAGCATTTTTATATTCATTTTGGTACTCGAGTTTCGGAATGAACCTCCAATGTTTTTGGAATACAAAGTAAACGGTGCATTGAAGGTATCGGCCAATAGTTTTAATTCGGGGTCGTTTTCGGCTAAGCGAATTTGTGGAGCATTGAATCTACTGGCGCCTCCAGCGTGAAAATCAATGGCATAATGCACTTCGGGCATAACTTCGTTTAGAATGTGAAAGGCAAATCTACTCGCCAATGATCCCTTTTTACTTCCTGGAAAAGAGCGATTCAAATCACGACCATCAGGAAATTCTCGGGAACGATTCACAAATCCATACATATTAATAATAGGAATGCAAATAATGGTGCCGCGTTTGGGTTTGTTTATTTTTTTGCTAATGAGTTGTCGCACGATTTCGATTCCATTGATTTCATCTCCGTGAATACCCGCTGAGAAAAGCACGACGGGCCCGTCAAGTTTAGAACGACGAACTATGATGGGAATATTGAGTTTTGTAGTCGTGTGGAGTCGAGCCATCTCTACGTTGATGGTTTTGTTTTCTCCTGGTAAAATGCTTTCGCCAAAAATCGTTATTGGTTTTAAACTTCTCATAGCCAACTTTAATTGGATAAATATAAAAATTATTAAGCATTAAAAGGTTTTATTTTATGAATCGCTTTGCATCATTTTTGTCTTAGGAAAGAAAAAGCCAACGCAGAAGTTTTAGAAAAATAGAATTACTAAATTTGTTCAGAATAAAAAGCGATAGCGAATTTTCTAAAACTACAATGACGCAACCCTCGATAGCCCTTCAAATACAAACCCTTCCTGATAATCCAGGAGTGTATCAATATTATGACAAGGAAGGTAAAATTTTATATGTAGGCAAAGCCAAAAACCTAAAAAAAAGGGTATCCTCTTATTTTAACAAAATTCACGATACGGCCAAAACCAATGTGTTGGTCAAAAAAATTGTGACCATAAAGCACATTGTAGTTCCCACAGAATCCGATGCGTTGTTGTTAGAAAATAACTTAATCAAAACACTCCAGCCTCGATATAATGTATTGCTTCGCGATGATAAAAGTTATCCTTGGTTGTGCATCAAAAAAGAACCCTTTTCACGTATTTTTTCTACTCGTAGAATGATTAAAGACGGTTCCGAATATTTTGGTCCTTACACGAGTTTCAAGACCGTTAATACGATTTTGGAATTAATCAAAG harbors:
- a CDS encoding GxxExxY protein; its protein translation is MAGLLHRGITEAILKVYYEVYNELGSGFLEKVYQNAMYFELKEKGFKVEAQKQIKVYFKKQLVGEYFSDLLVEDKVIVELKAIEMLMDVHMAQIMNYLKATEIEVGLLLNFGEEPEFKRVIYTNDRKVNLKNQR
- the bioD gene encoding dethiobiotin synthase, producing the protein MKLFITGIGTDVGKTVAAAIITQALEADYWKPIQAGDLDHSDSHKVKAYVSNQKTVFHPNSYALHTPASPHYAAEIDGITIDVTQIKEPLTENHLVIEGAGGILVPLNTTNTIADLIQPDYKVIVVSRHYLGSINHTLLTIEALQNRNIVVAGIVFSGDENQATESIILSKTGLKCIGRINQEPYFDTNVIAEYADLFREQLLSL
- the bioA gene encoding adenosylmethionine--8-amino-7-oxononanoate transaminase → MKLTERDQKHLWHPYTQHKTAALPVGIVRGEAALLWDESGKEYIDAIASWWVNPYGHSNRFIADAIYKQLTTLEHVLFGGFTHEPAVVLSEKLVEILPSNQQKLFFSDNGSTAVEIAIKVALQYNFNQGISKTTIIAFEDAFHGDTFAAMAASGISFFTEAFQGMMIDVVRIPVPVQGKEAESMAALQKAITDKNCAAFIFEPLIQGAAGMVMYAPEALDNLIQICKQNQVLTIADEVMTGFGKTGKNFACDYLKTLPDMMCLSKALTGGTIPMAITTFTTAIFDAFYDDDINKALFHGHTFTANPTGCAAALASIELLQTETMQSNIQRIHQRHLDFQKYIATHPKVTTTRVFGVIFALEIKTDGAASYYGSLRNTLYNFFIENGVILRPVGNIVYILPPYVITDAQLQKVYEVVESALEIV
- a CDS encoding beta-ketoacyl synthase N-terminal-like domain-containing protein translates to MSQIISITALSSISPLGNDPKTIWENYQHPNTCFSEQFLDHQNTCVAALNSASQQEVLALQQTDIKYKSLDKSVLYAMVAARKAMAQAGWEKGGSFGINIGSSRGATDLFEKHFQEYLTTGKAQTLASPTTTLGNISSWVAHDLQTTGPEISHSITCSTALHALLNGVAWLRAGMANQFLVGGSEAPLTDFTIGQMRALKIYTQSKEEYPNRALDLDKKQNTMVLGEGAAVCCLELGKKENALAFIEGIGYATEILEHNISISAEAICFQKSMTMALQNTPLSEVDAIVMHAPGTIKGDLTEYRAIEKLFGKQLPLLTTNKWKIGHTFGASGILSVEMAILMLQHNQFISTPFFNQNSDSRTIRKVLVNAVGFGGNAVSVLLSL
- a CDS encoding regulatory protein RecX, whose amino-acid sequence is MAAALTLLQAQHKIEQYCAYQERCHEEVVTKLRSMHLEPQEIDQLIVHLIEQNFLNEARFACSFARGKHRIKHWGKIRITNELKMRYINNTLITLALKEISVEEYLETFNALAERNWQSITEKNALKKRKKFCDYMLRRGFESNLVYEKVKELEHRNADDADFL
- a CDS encoding transglycosylase domain-containing protein → MRTNKQKLLLAAKILLAVLLLVVGGFIFFRDSLLNQALDKVSTKMTQQYNSNFTVKKASFDGLNGIDLYDVVLAPKNADTLLNIKKLKTSISFWNLFIGNIQLQSLELKEGYIQLVKKGKVKNFDAFLKKDEELNLENSDSKTDYAATAYRMISRLLNLVPTDMSIEKLAFKIDDNGKKAIIDIEKLTLDNQELNSLITVETGTFKQHLSMKGLADPRNRKADIRIFNKDTGAIRLPYVDERYNLKSSFDSIHLNVDNIEKTMGEFHLDGFATITNLHVNHPKIANKDVVIKKARFDYRFLLGSDFISIDKSSTLQLNKIKLNPYMAYETESDTIYKLQVSIPKMKAQDFIVSLPDGLFTNFQGMEAQGNFEYNLDFKFNKNKPYQLVFDSKLNKENLRITKYGKANLTKLNGEFVYRAIIKNVLQRPIQVGTENPDYTPLDQISPYLQKCVLTTEDPSFFHHRGFINEAFKQSIIKNIRTKKFARGASTISMQLVKNVFLTREKTLSRKLEEILLVYILENNRVVSKERMLEVYFNIIEWGPDVYGIGEASRFYFQKTPAELDLNECLYLARIIPSPRKFMYQFNDEGNLKDYATKQQLYLTNLMNRRGLLAPEDSIYKSKPFFITGQAKSFIKLRVPDSTQIPVDSLATELPFEF
- a CDS encoding 5-formyltetrahydrofolate cyclo-ligase, giving the protein MLKKELRLKYKALRKALSENDIESMSLEIANQALSLPIWDKTYFHIFLPIEPQKEINTEYLLHILAGKDKEIILSKSDFETRKMTHFLLTENTKIVKNEYQIPEPVSGIAIPSKQIEVVFIPLLAYDKLGNRVGYGKGFYDQFLSECSPETLKIGLSFFEPEEQINDVFENDIQLDYCVSPHSIFKFILT